A stretch of the Candidatus Goldiibacteriota bacterium HGW-Goldbacteria-1 genome encodes the following:
- the trmE gene encoding tRNA uridine-5-carboxymethylaminomethyl(34) synthesis GTPase MnmE, protein MENRTIAAISTYPGKSALGIIRVSGRDTFSIISKIVRFSSGMPISEIPPRTQYLAGLYDHFDSLLDKPLVTVFKAPNSYTGEDMAEISCHGSILILQSAMEALCHFGAQSALPGEFTKRAFLNNKMDLAQAEAVADIIDADSKTSLKLSLSQLEGNESGAITALREKISSLLSLLELEIDFAHEDTPKLDSKSALSKLSLINADIGLLLKNADLGIMIKNGVRCVIAGKPNAGKSSVMNALLRKNRAIVTGLAGTTRDVIEDRFDLENIPVRLFDTAGIRHAETQAEKEGVHRAKTALKEADIILFIVDGSLPLTNEDIDAFKETFGRQVILCINKSDLEQKIAAQDAKAFLGADDTTSAISINCVKEDGIIPLTNALKNIIIGSGHPALLDGILVTNLRHKQALLEASTALKDAGDALAKNLSFEFAASDIKRAAASLGSITGVISTDEILESIFSGFCIGK, encoded by the coding sequence ATGGAAAACAGAACAATAGCGGCAATTTCAACATATCCCGGAAAATCCGCGCTTGGCATAATACGCGTAAGCGGCAGGGATACTTTTTCCATAATTTCAAAAATAGTGCGTTTTTCTTCCGGCATGCCAATAAGCGAAATTCCGCCGCGCACCCAATATCTGGCAGGCCTTTATGACCACTTTGATTCCCTTCTGGACAAACCTCTTGTAACTGTATTCAAAGCGCCTAATTCATATACAGGCGAAGACATGGCGGAAATATCCTGCCACGGAAGCATCTTAATCCTTCAGTCCGCCATGGAAGCCCTGTGCCATTTTGGCGCACAGAGCGCTCTGCCGGGTGAATTTACAAAAAGGGCTTTTTTAAACAACAAAATGGACCTTGCCCAGGCAGAAGCTGTGGCCGATATAATTGACGCGGATTCCAAAACCTCGCTTAAACTTTCGCTTTCACAGCTTGAAGGAAATGAATCCGGCGCCATTACTGCGCTGCGCGAAAAAATATCGTCACTGCTGTCTTTGCTGGAGCTTGAAATTGATTTTGCCCACGAAGACACGCCCAAACTTGATTCAAAATCAGCACTGTCAAAACTGTCTTTAATAAACGCGGACATCGGGCTGCTTTTAAAAAACGCGGATTTAGGCATTATGATTAAAAACGGCGTACGCTGCGTAATAGCCGGAAAACCCAATGCCGGAAAATCAAGCGTTATGAACGCGCTTTTAAGAAAGAACCGCGCTATAGTGACAGGCCTTGCAGGCACCACCAGGGACGTCATAGAAGACCGTTTTGACCTTGAAAACATCCCGGTTAGGCTGTTTGACACCGCAGGTATCAGGCACGCGGAAACGCAGGCAGAAAAAGAAGGGGTACACAGGGCTAAAACCGCTTTAAAAGAAGCTGACATTATATTATTTATAGTTGACGGCTCGCTTCCCCTTACTAACGAAGATATTGACGCTTTTAAGGAAACTTTTGGCAGGCAGGTAATTTTGTGCATAAATAAAAGCGACCTTGAACAAAAAATTGCAGCGCAGGACGCGAAGGCTTTTCTTGGCGCAGATGACACCACATCAGCTATAAGCATAAACTGCGTAAAAGAAGACGGAATTATCCCCTTAACAAACGCCCTGAAAAATATTATAATTGGAAGCGGTCACCCGGCTTTGCTTGACGGAATACTTGTTACCAATTTGCGCCACAAACAGGCACTGCTGGAAGCAAGCACCGCGCTTAAAGACGCCGGTGATGCTTTGGCAAAGAACCTTTCTTTTGAATTCGCGGCGTCGGACATAAAACGCGCGGCAGCTTCACTTGGAAGCATAACGGGAGTTATAAGTACGGATGAGATACTGGAATCAATATTTTCAGGTTTTTGCATAGGAAAATAA